A stretch of DNA from Brevibacterium sp. CBA3109:
TCAGATCGACCGCTATCGCGCGGCTTGGAGGGCCGCCGGTCATGACTGGACGCCGCGCGTGTCCGTCAGCCGCAGCATCTTCCCGATCACCACGAATCTCGATGACCTCTACTTCGGTCGACGCTCAGGTGGAGAAGGTGATCAGATCGGCATCATCGATGGTGCCCGCTCAACTTTCGGCAAGACCTATGCGGGCGAACCCGACGACCTCATCGAAGCGCTGAAGGCTGACCCTGCGGTGGAAGCCGCGGACACAGTGCTCCTGACGATCCCGAGTCAATTGGGCGTGGACTACAACCTCCACATCCTGGAGTCATTCGCCAGCTACGTCGCTCCTGCCCTGGGCTGGGAGGCCAATACTGGCGGACCGGTGACCGGCTCCGCAGGGTGATTTCATCGGAGTGTGAGCGCAGACACGTATGATGACACAGTCGCCCTAACAGTGACAGTGGAATCGACTTGGTTCCGTGCGGTGGCCTCCGTGCGGGATGCGGTCCGAGCAGAGGTGATCAGGTGAGTGAGAGCCAACGCATGAATCAGGTTCAGAGACGAATCGCCCTCATTGGTCTCGTTCCGCTCTTCATGTCCCTGCTCTCGGTGTCGATCATCAACGTTGTCCTGCCCGCCATTGAGACGGATCTTCAGGCGTCGTCCTCGGCTCTGCAATGGGTCCTGACCGGCTATGCGCTCTCATTCGGCGTCGTCCTCGTGGCAGCAGGACGAGCAGGGGACATCTTCGGGCGCGGCCAACTGTTCATGATCGGAGTGGGCCTGTTCGGCCTGGCATCACTCGTCGCCGGTCTCACGCCCGGAACACTGGCCCTCAATATTGCCCGTGTCTTCATGGGACTCGGATCAGGACTGCTCAATCCTCAGGTCGTCGGGCTGCTGCAACAGTACTTCCACGGTCCGCAACGCGGACGAGCCTTCGGACTGATGGGCACCACCGTCGGCCTCTCCGTGGCAACAGGCCCCGTCCTCGGCGGTGTCTTCACCGCGCTCTTCGGCCCTGAACTGGGCTGGCGTGCTGCCTTCCTGGTCAACGTCCCTTTCGCAGTCACCTCCCTCATCCTCGCCAAAAGCTGGCTGCCGCCATCAGCTTGGCACCCCATTGTTGACGACGACAGCACCGAAGCGACCCCGGCGGCTGCCACGGTAAACTGTGGGCACGTTCGGAAAAGCGACCGCGACCTCGATCCCGTCGGGGTTGTCCTGCTGGGCGTCGGCGTCCTCCTTGTGCTGCTGCCCTTCGTCGAGTCTTCGGTCGGGTGGTTCATCTGGCTGGGCCTGCCGTTGGGACTACTCACGATCTGGGCCTGGACCCGGTGGGAGCGCATGTACTCCGCCCGTGGGCACACTCCGATGGTCGATCTCAACTTGTTCAGCATCAGAAGCTTCAGCAACGGTTCGATCATTATCACCCTCTATTTCATGGGCGTGACGAGCGTCTGGGTCCTCATCGCCATGTACATGCAGCAGGGCCTGGGCCACACTGCGCTGGCAGCGGGCATGATCGGGCTTCCGGCCGCTCTGCTCTCCGCCGTATCGGCAGACGTGTCCGGACGTTTAGTGTTCCAGATCGGACGACGACTCGTCGTCTGGGGGATCATCACCTGCCTGGTGGGCCTGGTCTCGACAATCGGCATCGTCTTCCTTCTCACCCAGGGCATCGGCAGTGAATGG
This window harbors:
- a CDS encoding MFS transporter, producing the protein MSESQRMNQVQRRIALIGLVPLFMSLLSVSIINVVLPAIETDLQASSSALQWVLTGYALSFGVVLVAAGRAGDIFGRGQLFMIGVGLFGLASLVAGLTPGTLALNIARVFMGLGSGLLNPQVVGLLQQYFHGPQRGRAFGLMGTTVGLSVATGPVLGGVFTALFGPELGWRAAFLVNVPFAVTSLILAKSWLPPSAWHPIVDDDSTEATPAAATVNCGHVRKSDRDLDPVGVVLLGVGVLLVLLPFVESSVGWFIWLGLPLGLLTIWAWTRWERMYSARGHTPMVDLNLFSIRSFSNGSIIITLYFMGVTSVWVLIAMYMQQGLGHTALAAGMIGLPAALLSAVSADVSGRLVFQIGRRLVVWGIITCLVGLVSTIGIVFLLTQGIGSEWWMLLTLCFIGAAQGMVISPNQTLTLQEVPLKYAGSAGGVLQTGQRIGTSMGLAIMTALAFAVTAVSDWNVGMISSFAAIAIIVVLAGIVGLAEVRRGRRRQL